A window of Candidatus Paceibacterota bacterium genomic DNA:
CGTCGTAAGACTGCCATTGCTCGCGTCCGTATGACACCAGCAGGCAAGAACTCAATGGTCATTAATGGAAAGGATGCAGCAGAGTACTTCGGTCCTGCTAAGCTCGCACACACCGCACTTTCACCAGTTACCCGAGAGGGTGCTGAGGGTAAGTACGAAGTGTCTGTTAAGGTCCTCGGTGGTGGTATCTCTGCTCAGGCAGAAGCTATCCGTCATGGTCTCTCACGTGCACTCGT
This region includes:
- the rpsI gene encoding 30S ribosomal protein S9, coding for MTTAKKKVTSTGAKYIEGIGRRKTAIARVRMTPAGKNSMVINGKDAAEYFGPAKLAHTALSPVTREGAEGKYEVSVKVLGGGISAQAEAIRHGLSRALVMENAEIKGSLKSLGYLKRDSREVERKHFGLKKARKASQWSKR